The following proteins are encoded in a genomic region of [Eubacterium] hominis:
- a CDS encoding PTS sugar transporter subunit IIC, producing MLKTLEKYLMPLAEMIGRNKYLIAIRDGFLVSTPLLIVGSIFLLIANFPINAWTDFINNFMIGSQSLGALLGKQSDATFTIMAIFATMGIGYSFAKEMKTTPIFGAAVSLMSWFILMPYALTNSIKALFDANGAAMEVAEGMKATVSGIDLGWLGAKGIFMGIICALVSVHIYAWVERKGWIIKMPAGVPPTVVQSFAALIPAGIVMTVFFVVNMIFVGCGTDAFTFIFTFLQTPLLGLGDTLGAMIIAYIFLHLFWFFGVNGGSVVGAVFNPILQTLSLENLNLFKEVGATGGYTVANGAHVISQQFQDLFATFGGCGSTLSLLIAMLLFCKSKRITELGKLALVPGIFGINEPIVFGLPIVLNPTIVIPFVLVPTVNIILSYFAMDFGLFPPCNGVNIPWTTPVIISGFLATNWVGAAFQAFLLVLGVFIYMPFIKTMDKQYLEDEAKAVAAQEEDDISLDDLSFDDL from the coding sequence ATGTTAAAAACATTAGAAAAATACTTGATGCCTCTTGCAGAGATGATTGGCAGAAACAAGTACTTAATTGCTATTCGTGATGGTTTCCTAGTATCAACTCCATTGTTGATCGTAGGTTCTATCTTCTTGTTGATTGCTAACTTCCCTATTAATGCATGGACAGATTTCATCAATAACTTCATGATTGGATCACAGTCATTAGGTGCATTATTAGGAAAACAATCTGATGCAACATTTACAATTATGGCAATCTTTGCAACTATGGGTATTGGTTACTCATTCGCAAAAGAAATGAAAACTACACCAATTTTCGGTGCTGCTGTTTCATTGATGTCTTGGTTCATCTTAATGCCATATGCTTTAACTAACTCAATCAAAGCATTATTTGATGCAAATGGTGCAGCAATGGAAGTAGCTGAAGGCATGAAAGCTACAGTTAGTGGTATTGATTTGGGATGGTTAGGTGCCAAAGGTATCTTCATGGGTATCATTTGTGCATTAGTTAGTGTTCATATTTATGCTTGGGTAGAACGTAAAGGTTGGATCATCAAGATGCCAGCTGGTGTACCTCCAACAGTTGTACAGTCATTCGCTGCTTTAATTCCAGCAGGTATCGTTATGACAGTATTCTTTGTAGTAAATATGATTTTCGTTGGATGTGGTACAGATGCATTTACATTCATCTTCACATTCTTACAGACTCCATTACTTGGATTAGGTGATACATTAGGTGCTATGATTATCGCATACATCTTCTTACACTTATTCTGGTTCTTCGGTGTTAACGGTGGTTCTGTTGTTGGTGCTGTATTCAACCCAATCCTTCAGACATTATCTCTTGAAAACTTGAATCTGTTTAAAGAAGTTGGTGCAACAGGTGGATATACAGTAGCAAATGGTGCTCACGTTATCTCTCAGCAGTTCCAGGACTTATTCGCAACATTCGGTGGATGTGGTTCTACATTATCATTATTGATCGCAATGTTATTATTCTGTAAATCTAAACGTATTACAGAATTAGGTAAATTAGCATTAGTTCCAGGTATCTTCGGTATCAACGAACCAATCGTATTCGGTTTACCAATCGTATTGAACCCAACAATTGTTATTCCATTTGTATTGGTTCCTACAGTAAACATTATCTTATCTTATTTCGCTATGGACTTCGGTTTATTCCCACCATGTAACGGTGTAAATATTCCTTGGACAACTCCAGTTATCATTTCTGGTTTCTTGGCTACTAACTGGGTTGGTGCTGCATTCCAGGCATTCTTACTTGTACTTGGTGTATTCATTTACATGCCATTCATCAAAACAATGGACAAACAGTACTTGGAAGATGAAGC